From a single Pseudomonas triticicola genomic region:
- a CDS encoding DUF6124 family protein yields the protein MFKVTPNPPETDPVSPYESLDSKKLHEAAERALDHYLIPPHTSSLPYQASSMFMVNPGTDTESLLVNASESLGSASVMLGDFSALLDGSQRKTLLGIAQVVMLGELAVNRALDNVVPVG from the coding sequence ATGTTCAAGGTAACGCCAAATCCACCGGAAACCGATCCGGTCTCTCCGTACGAGTCCCTCGATTCGAAAAAACTCCACGAAGCCGCCGAACGCGCCCTCGACCACTATCTCATCCCACCGCATACCAGCTCACTGCCGTACCAGGCCAGCAGCATGTTCATGGTTAATCCAGGCACCGACACCGAGTCGCTATTGGTCAACGCCAGCGAATCCCTCGGCTCGGCCAGCGTCATGCTCGGCGACTTTTCCGCCTTGCTCGACGGCAGCCAGCGCAAAACCCTGCTCGGCATCGCCCAGGTCGTCATGCTGGGCGAGCTGGCGGTGAATCGGGCGCTGGATAATGTGGTGCCGGTGGGTTAG
- a CDS encoding alpha/beta fold hydrolase — MRPEIAVLDIQGQYRVYTEFYRADAAEKTIILVNGSMATTASFAQTVKNLHPQFNVVCYDQPYAGRSKAHNRHEKHLTKEVEGQILLELIDHFAAEHVLSFSWGGAATLVALAQQPRRIEKAVISSFSPVINAHMLDYLERGVDYLGSRDGDRVGHLVNNTIGKHLPSLFKRFNYRHVSSLAEHEYGQMHFHINDVLHSDRQCYLNAAKKINVPVLFLNGEWDEYTAAEDARLFGNHVAHSSFTTLQATGHFLDMEHKAACRDSQNALLGFLKPAPQASRTRYSFVQDHHALAI; from the coding sequence ATGAGGCCAGAAATCGCTGTGCTGGATATACAGGGTCAGTATCGGGTTTACACGGAGTTCTATCGCGCAGACGCCGCAGAAAAGACCATCATTCTGGTCAACGGCTCGATGGCCACGACTGCGTCGTTTGCACAGACCGTGAAAAACCTGCACCCGCAATTCAACGTGGTCTGCTATGACCAGCCCTACGCGGGTCGGTCAAAAGCCCACAACCGGCATGAGAAACATCTGACGAAGGAAGTCGAAGGGCAGATTCTGCTGGAGCTGATCGATCACTTCGCCGCCGAACACGTGCTGTCCTTCTCCTGGGGCGGCGCCGCCACTCTGGTCGCCCTCGCCCAGCAACCGCGGCGCATTGAAAAAGCCGTGATCAGCTCGTTCTCCCCGGTAATCAATGCGCACATGCTCGATTACCTTGAGCGCGGCGTCGATTACCTCGGCAGCCGCGACGGCGACCGGGTCGGCCATCTGGTCAACAACACCATCGGCAAACACCTGCCGTCGCTGTTCAAGCGCTTCAACTATCGACATGTCAGCAGCCTCGCCGAGCATGAGTACGGGCAGATGCACTTTCACATCAACGACGTACTGCACAGCGATCGCCAGTGCTATCTGAATGCGGCGAAAAAGATCAACGTGCCGGTGCTGTTCCTGAATGGCGAATGGGACGAATACACCGCTGCTGAAGACGCACGCCTGTTTGGCAATCACGTAGCGCACAGCAGCTTCACCACCCTGCAAGCCACCGGGCACTTCCTCGACATGGAGCACAAGGCCGCTTGCCGCGACAGCCAGAACGCTCTGCTCGGCTTCCTGAAACCTGCGCCGCAAGCCAGCCGAACGCGCTACTCGTTTGTGCAGGATCACCATGCCCTGGCCATTTGA
- a CDS encoding helix-turn-helix domain-containing protein, whose protein sequence is MSFMHLLHSPAELAKNVGENAKILRLSKNLSRKTLAEKAGVSESTIKRFEATGLVTLEALILIATALDELNAVTKLFKPEQPSSLDELKNARRKRGMR, encoded by the coding sequence ATGTCATTCATGCATTTGCTTCACTCGCCGGCTGAGCTCGCTAAAAATGTCGGAGAAAACGCCAAAATCCTGCGGCTCTCCAAAAACCTTTCCCGCAAGACGCTCGCAGAAAAGGCGGGGGTTTCCGAATCCACCATCAAGCGATTCGAAGCGACCGGGCTCGTGACGTTGGAGGCTTTGATCCTGATAGCCACTGCGCTTGATGAACTCAACGCTGTGACCAAGCTGTTCAAACCAGAGCAACCGAGCTCGCTGGATGAGCTGAAGAATGCCAGGCGCAAGAGAGGGATGCGCTGA
- a CDS encoding sensor domain-containing diguanylate cyclase, with translation MPLRSPLYSQRSLVLTLVALLGAGFLATSLLSYFASRASIRDNIVNTELPLTSDTVYSEIQKDLVRPILISSMMSRDTFMRDWVVNGEQNPEQMTRYLDEVMTHYGAYTAFFVSNATLTYYHAKGVLKQVKVDEPRDTWYFRVRDMQDPYEINVDPDLANKDNLTFFINYKVYDYHNRFIGAAGVGLTVDAVIKLIDKYQQRYQRSVYFVDTFGRLVLTGAEGGPEGAHIGQSLGELESMKSLVSQLPKPHSGSYEYSTQGQGHFLNVRFIPELNWYLFVDKREDGALSEIRQSLYLNLLICLLVTLIVLALLNRVIKRFQAKIQAHATLDSLTELPNRRGFDILAAQALHEAQRETKPLTALLLDLDHFKALNDTYGHMAGDQVLIGFARDLQSCLRHADIVCRWGGEEFIVLLKDTDGETGQKIAEKIRQHVEQHEYAYDGHSLHLTVSIGATTVQRDDTLHTLLSRADHAMYRAKQTGRNCTCMEMPHSTYA, from the coding sequence ATGCCGCTTCGTTCTCCCTTGTACTCGCAACGTTCACTGGTGCTCACCCTGGTCGCCCTGCTCGGCGCCGGCTTTCTCGCCACGTCACTGTTGAGCTACTTCGCCTCCCGCGCGTCGATCCGCGACAACATCGTCAACACCGAACTGCCACTGACCTCCGATACGGTCTATTCGGAAATCCAGAAAGACCTGGTCCGGCCGATCCTGATTTCCTCAATGATGTCCCGTGACACGTTCATGCGCGACTGGGTGGTCAACGGCGAGCAGAATCCCGAGCAGATGACCCGCTATCTCGACGAGGTCATGACCCATTACGGCGCCTACACGGCGTTCTTCGTTTCCAATGCCACGCTCACCTACTACCACGCCAAAGGCGTGCTCAAGCAGGTCAAAGTCGACGAGCCGCGCGACACCTGGTACTTCCGCGTGCGCGACATGCAGGACCCGTACGAGATCAACGTCGACCCGGATCTGGCCAACAAGGACAACCTGACGTTCTTCATCAACTACAAGGTCTACGACTACCACAACCGCTTTATCGGCGCCGCGGGCGTGGGCCTGACGGTGGATGCAGTGATCAAGCTGATCGACAAGTATCAACAGCGCTATCAACGCAGCGTGTACTTCGTCGATACCTTCGGCCGCCTCGTATTGACCGGTGCCGAGGGTGGCCCGGAAGGCGCGCACATCGGCCAGAGTCTTGGCGAACTGGAGAGCATGAAAAGTCTGGTCAGCCAATTGCCCAAGCCACACAGCGGCAGCTACGAATATTCCACTCAGGGCCAGGGGCATTTTCTCAACGTGCGGTTTATCCCCGAGTTGAACTGGTACCTGTTCGTCGATAAACGTGAGGACGGCGCGCTGAGCGAGATCCGCCAGTCGCTGTACCTCAATCTGCTGATCTGCCTGCTGGTGACGTTGATCGTGCTGGCCTTGCTCAATCGAGTGATCAAGCGCTTCCAGGCGAAGATTCAGGCGCACGCCACCCTCGACAGTCTCACCGAACTGCCGAATCGACGTGGCTTCGACATCCTCGCCGCGCAGGCGCTGCACGAGGCCCAACGGGAAACCAAGCCGCTGACCGCGTTGCTGCTCGACCTCGACCACTTCAAAGCCTTGAACGACACCTACGGACACATGGCCGGCGATCAGGTGTTGATCGGTTTCGCCCGCGACCTGCAAAGTTGCCTGCGCCACGCCGACATCGTCTGCCGCTGGGGCGGTGAAGAGTTCATCGTTCTGTTGAAAGACACCGACGGCGAGACCGGGCAGAAAATCGCCGAGAAGATCCGCCAGCACGTCGAGCAACACGAATATGCCTACGATGGCCACAGCCTGCATCTGACCGTGAGCATCGGCGCCACCACCGTGCAACGCGATGACACCTTGCACACTCTGCTGTCGCGGGCCGATCATGCGATGTACCGCGCCAAGCAAACCGGGCGCAACTGCACCTGCATGGAAATGCCGCACTCGACCTATGCCTGA
- a CDS encoding type II toxin-antitoxin system HipA family toxin: MIKPFKHTEALNVLKEGAKVGELVRVAGRGIYFAYDPGWLATGYNLSPLTMAWDEKPQLARNTSLFEGLHGPFADSLPDGWGMLLMDRYFDSTFGDGTHLTLTALDRLAYMGERSMGAFEYQPKAEKTELTGPLDICQLYEASIEVQEGETPAVLTKLRLAGGSPGGARPKAIVALSADKKHAVSAFDALPEGYAHWIVKFRALYEPIETGGIELAYAEMARAAGVTMAESDLLDVQMPGGEVERFFATKRFDRDGERKIHMMTVSALMYADYRALSSIDYPNLLKLTQVLTRSSVEVEKMARLMIFNALSHNHDDHAKNFTFLCHNPEKKGEKETWTLSPAYDLTFANAMGEHTTDFGGRTPGTPTRKRIMEICKDYKYLKAEEYIEQTLAALADWHKVFTRLNVPHKAGEPIFNVLARLHQDFEK; encoded by the coding sequence ATGATCAAGCCTTTCAAACACACAGAAGCGCTGAATGTGTTGAAAGAGGGCGCCAAGGTTGGTGAGCTGGTCAGAGTCGCGGGCCGGGGGATTTACTTCGCTTACGATCCGGGTTGGCTTGCCACTGGCTACAATCTTTCGCCGCTGACAATGGCTTGGGACGAAAAGCCCCAGTTGGCCAGGAACACCAGCCTCTTCGAAGGGCTACACGGACCGTTCGCCGATTCACTGCCTGACGGCTGGGGCATGCTGCTGATGGATCGATATTTCGACAGCACCTTCGGTGACGGCACCCACCTTACCCTCACTGCGCTTGATCGCCTTGCTTATATGGGCGAGCGCAGTATGGGCGCGTTTGAATATCAGCCGAAGGCGGAAAAAACAGAGCTCACAGGCCCTTTGGATATTTGCCAACTCTACGAAGCTTCAATCGAAGTTCAAGAGGGTGAGACCCCTGCGGTGCTTACCAAATTGCGACTGGCCGGTGGCTCACCGGGGGGCGCACGACCGAAGGCAATCGTGGCGCTGTCTGCCGACAAAAAACACGCAGTTTCGGCCTTCGATGCCCTGCCCGAGGGCTATGCACATTGGATCGTGAAGTTCAGGGCATTGTACGAACCGATTGAAACCGGCGGCATCGAACTCGCCTATGCCGAGATGGCTCGTGCCGCCGGAGTGACCATGGCTGAATCGGATCTGCTGGATGTGCAGATGCCTGGCGGCGAGGTTGAGCGTTTCTTCGCAACCAAGCGCTTCGACCGCGACGGCGAGCGCAAGATTCACATGATGACCGTCTCGGCGCTCATGTACGCGGACTACCGCGCATTGTCATCCATCGACTACCCGAACCTGCTCAAGCTCACTCAGGTGTTGACCAGGAGCTCCGTCGAAGTGGAAAAGATGGCCAGGTTGATGATCTTCAATGCGCTGTCTCACAACCATGACGACCATGCGAAGAACTTTACCTTTCTCTGCCACAATCCTGAAAAAAAAGGCGAGAAAGAAACCTGGACGCTGTCCCCGGCATACGACCTGACCTTCGCAAACGCCATGGGCGAGCACACCACTGACTTCGGTGGCCGCACTCCCGGCACGCCTACGCGCAAGCGAATCATGGAGATCTGCAAGGATTACAAATACCTCAAGGCCGAGGAATACATCGAGCAGACTCTCGCTGCGCTCGCCGACTGGCACAAGGTATTCACTCGATTGAATGTCCCGCACAAAGCCGGGGAGCCGATCTTCAATGTACTGGCGAGGCTGCATCAGGATTTCGAGAAGTAA
- a CDS encoding pseudouridine synthase — MRVDRFLSNLPRYNRQQVRLLLVEKRVRIDGKVVSDPHSEVLEFSRVEVDDEVLQSGKPARYFMLHKPPGCVSATRDPQHATVLDLLDEPHKDDLHIAGRLDFNTTGLLLITNDGAWSRRLTQPQTKLPKVYYVETEQHIDPSYALKFAEGIYFAFEDLTTQPAQLELLGPRSARLSIVEGRYHQVKRMFGFFNNKVLRLHRESIGELTLDHALKPGEYRALRTEEIHLF, encoded by the coding sequence ATGCGCGTCGACCGCTTCCTCAGCAATCTGCCCCGCTACAACCGTCAGCAGGTGCGCTTGTTGCTGGTGGAAAAGCGCGTGCGGATTGACGGAAAAGTCGTCAGCGACCCGCACAGTGAGGTGCTGGAATTCAGCCGGGTCGAAGTCGACGATGAGGTGCTGCAGAGCGGCAAACCGGCGCGCTATTTCATGCTGCACAAACCCCCGGGCTGCGTCAGTGCCACCCGCGATCCGCAGCATGCGACCGTGCTCGACCTGCTCGATGAACCGCACAAGGACGATCTGCACATCGCCGGACGTCTGGATTTCAATACCACCGGGCTGCTGCTGATCACCAATGACGGCGCCTGGTCGCGACGCCTGACGCAGCCGCAAACCAAACTGCCGAAGGTCTATTACGTCGAAACCGAACAGCACATCGACCCCAGCTACGCGCTGAAATTTGCCGAGGGCATCTACTTCGCTTTCGAAGATCTGACCACGCAACCGGCGCAGCTTGAGCTGCTCGGCCCACGCTCCGCACGGCTGAGCATCGTTGAAGGCCGCTACCATCAGGTCAAGCGCATGTTTGGCTTCTTCAACAACAAAGTCCTGCGCCTGCACCGCGAATCCATCGGCGAACTGACCCTCGATCACGCGCTAAAACCGGGCGAATACCGCGCTTTGCGCACCGAAGAGATTCATTTGTTCTAA
- the atzF gene encoding allophanate hydrolase, whose protein sequence is MNLQLDALRQAYRNGDATPRQLLLQLREKAAALNPDYHLFIHLLSVDELEPYLAALDGRDLDSLPLYGVPFAIKDNIDLAGIPTTAACPAFAYVPQRSATIVEQLMALGAIPLGKTNLDQFATGLNGSRSPYGACPNSVLPEYPSGGSSAGSSLAVALGVASFALGTDTAGSGRVPAALNNLVGLKASKGLISTAGVLPACRTLDCVTTFTATAREASQLLALTAKHDPRDEYSRPNPAWNDSSAFGTPRPFRFGVPRAQDLEFFGCSEGPQLFAAAIERLKALGGEPVELDLSPFLEAARLLYDGPWVAERYSVTGELMEQNPEAVLPVIRAVLAKAPAVTGVQTFRAQYRLQALKALCDEALENLDCVLTPTIGRPVTLAELAAEPVLRNSELGYYTNFMNLLDYAAVAVPTAFMSNGLPWGVTLFGRVFTDQYLLGVADALQRQQDSALPAPANAARNDRARLVVCGAHLQGLALNWQLTQRGGRLLETTFSSPDYRLHALAGGPPLRPGMVRVKDGGVAIAVEVWELPSSELGSFLTGIPAPLGLGKVQLADGRWESGFICEPYGLEGAVDISHFGGWRAYLASRG, encoded by the coding sequence ATGAATCTGCAACTCGATGCACTGCGCCAGGCCTATCGCAATGGCGACGCCACACCGCGCCAACTGCTGCTGCAATTGCGCGAAAAAGCCGCTGCCCTGAATCCCGACTATCACCTGTTCATCCACCTGCTCAGCGTCGATGAACTGGAGCCGTATCTGGCCGCCCTCGACGGTCGTGACCTCGACAGCCTGCCGCTGTATGGCGTGCCGTTTGCGATCAAGGACAACATCGATCTGGCCGGCATTCCCACCACCGCCGCGTGCCCGGCGTTTGCCTATGTGCCGCAGCGGTCGGCAACAATCGTCGAGCAACTGATGGCGCTGGGGGCGATACCGCTGGGCAAGACCAATCTTGACCAGTTTGCCACCGGCCTCAATGGCAGCCGCTCGCCTTATGGTGCGTGCCCGAACAGCGTTTTGCCCGAATATCCGTCTGGCGGCTCCAGCGCCGGCTCGTCGCTGGCGGTAGCGTTGGGCGTGGCGAGTTTTGCCTTGGGCACTGACACCGCCGGTTCCGGGCGGGTGCCGGCGGCGCTGAATAATCTGGTGGGCTTGAAGGCGAGCAAGGGCCTGATTTCCACCGCTGGCGTGCTGCCGGCGTGCCGCACGCTGGACTGCGTGACCACTTTCACCGCCACCGCCCGCGAGGCCAGTCAGTTGCTGGCGTTGACGGCAAAACACGATCCCCGCGATGAGTACAGCCGGCCCAACCCGGCATGGAACGACAGCTCGGCGTTCGGCACGCCGCGGCCGTTTCGCTTCGGTGTGCCACGGGCACAGGATCTGGAGTTTTTCGGTTGCAGCGAGGGGCCGCAACTGTTCGCAGCGGCCATCGAACGGCTCAAGGCCTTGGGTGGCGAACCCGTCGAGCTGGACCTGTCGCCGTTTCTCGAAGCAGCGCGCCTGCTCTACGACGGGCCGTGGGTCGCCGAGCGTTACAGCGTCACCGGTGAGCTGATGGAGCAGAATCCCGAAGCGGTGCTGCCGGTGATCCGTGCGGTGCTGGCCAAGGCTCCGGCAGTGACCGGCGTGCAGACCTTTCGCGCGCAATATCGATTGCAGGCGCTGAAGGCCCTCTGCGACGAGGCCCTGGAAAATCTCGACTGCGTACTGACGCCGACCATCGGCCGCCCAGTGACCCTGGCCGAGCTTGCGGCCGAGCCGGTGCTGCGCAATTCCGAACTCGGCTATTACACCAACTTCATGAACCTGCTCGACTACGCCGCCGTCGCCGTGCCGACCGCGTTCATGAGCAACGGTTTGCCGTGGGGCGTGACGTTGTTCGGGCGGGTGTTTACCGATCAATACCTGTTGGGCGTGGCGGATGCCTTGCAGCGCCAGCAGGACAGTGCCCTGCCAGCTCCGGCGAACGCTGCGCGCAACGACCGCGCTCGATTGGTGGTGTGTGGCGCGCACCTGCAAGGGCTAGCGTTGAACTGGCAACTGACCCAGCGCGGCGGGCGCTTGCTGGAAACCACGTTCAGTTCGCCGGACTATCGACTGCACGCCCTCGCCGGCGGCCCGCCATTGCGGCCGGGGATGGTACGGGTCAAGGACGGCGGCGTGGCGATTGCCGTGGAGGTCTGGGAGTTGCCGAGCAGCGAGCTGGGCTCGTTTCTCACCGGAATTCCGGCGCCGCTCGGGTTGGGCAAGGTGCAACTGGCGGATGGGCGCTGGGAGAGCGGGTTTATCTGTGAGCCGTATGGGCTGGAGGGTGCGGTGGATATCAGTCATTTCGGGGGATGGCGGGCATATCTGGCATCCCGGGGCTGA
- a CDS encoding cysteine-rich CWC family protein encodes MPDNDVKPDHCPACGARNDCSLADPRTADRECWCYGVTIEPAVLDALPAALRNQACLCPRCAQVEAQLQAGRRPIP; translated from the coding sequence ATGCCTGATAACGACGTCAAACCCGACCACTGCCCGGCCTGCGGCGCCCGCAACGATTGCAGCCTCGCCGACCCGCGCACCGCCGACCGCGAATGCTGGTGCTATGGCGTGACCATCGAGCCGGCGGTGCTCGACGCGCTGCCGGCCGCGCTGCGCAATCAAGCCTGCCTGTGCCCGCGCTGCGCACAGGTCGAAGCGCAACTGCAAGCAGGTCGGCGGCCGATCCCGTAA